ATGCCAAAGAGGGCGACATCGTCCACCGTGGCCAAAAGATCGCCGCCGTAGGCTCCACCGGTCGCTCCACCGGCCCCCACCTCCACTTCGAGCTCCGCGAGAACGGCATCCACGAGGATCCCCTGCCCCTGCTCAATGAAGACGAGGAGATCTCCGCGGAGATGATGGCCCTGAACCGTACCATCGCCTCTTCGAACTGAACCTGGCGAACCTTGTCCGGACATCCCGCACCCATGATCGTCAGGTCGGTCCGCCGGCCTGACGCGTGTTAGGCTGAGCATCTGGCTCGAAACCCGAGGTAAGACATGGCGTGCTTCAAAAGCTCCTGGCGTGGGATCTCCGCGATGGCCCTGGCGATCGCCACGGGCGCGCTCCTCACCTCCTGCGGAGGAGGCTCGAAGGACACGGCCACCATCAAGGGCACGGTGACCTACACCCGCCGTTCCCTGACCACGGACAGTGACGGCATCCCCACCGGCCTCAGCACCAGCTACGGCAGCGCCCAGGTCGCCCGGGGCGTGAGGGTCCGGCTCTACGAGGCCGATGAGCAGACAGGCGAGAGCGGAACCGAAGTGGTCTACAAGATCTACAGCACGGCCTTCACCGATGACGATGGCGTCTACTCCGTCACGGCCCCCAAAGATGAGGCCTGCTTCGTGCAGTTGGAGAGCGTGGCGGGCACGAGTTCCACCAACACCATCCGCCTGGTGGCCGACACCAGCGTGGACCTGTCCGACATCGACGCCGGTACGGCCATCGCCGACCGCCCCCTCTATGCCCTGCGTAAGACCCCGGCCGGAACCTCAAGCACCACGGATCCCCTCCTGACCACCACGGTCTCCGGCGGCAGCACGGTCAACTTCGCCATCGACAGCTCCACTTACTGGTGGAAGGTCCCCGCCTCCGCCGATCTGGCCACCGAGGCCTCCCTGGAGAGCAGCCCCACCGGCAGCAGGCTCCCGGCGATCATGGACTCGATCTACGCCTTCTACGATATCTACGGCGATCCCACCCCCGGCGGAAGCCTCGACCTCTTCTACCGGCCCACCTTGAGTGATGATGACCGGGGCACCTTCGTGGACTGCTCCGACACGAACCAGCTCTATGGATCCATCCGGGCCAACCAGAACGACGACGCCTGGGATGCCTCGATCATCTACATGCTCTGCGCCCGGAACGCCCTCTACTCCCACACGACGGTGACGCCCTTCCCCTTCCAGGCCAAGCAGCTCCCTCTGGACAGCACGGGCGTAGCCAGGAGCGTGGGCCTGAATCCCGTCCACGCCATGCTGAACGGCTTCCCCTACGGCATGGCCGCCACCCTCCTCCAGTCCCCCTACCTGGCGGACACCACGGATGACGGGAGCCTGGTGGAGTACCACGACATCCGGGACATCAGCAGCATGGACAAGGACGCCTTCTCCTCACCCTCCCTGGCGGCCCTGAGCTGGGCGATCTTCCTCAAGGCCAACAAGATCACCACCGACAGCGTATCCACCTGGAGCAACCTGGACGAAGAGAGCCTCTACCGCTTCTTCAACCTGAGGATCCCCACGGACTCCGATAGCCACGCAGCGGACACGGCCAGCATATACAAGCAGCTGACCCGCCTCCAGGAATCCAAGTCCAGCAGTGACTCGGTGGACCTGGAGAGCATCTTCACCGACACCGTGCTGACCAATCTGGTCTCGGACTACGGTCTCACTTGGCCCCGGCCCTCCTCAGGCTCCGAGGCCTCCTTCCTCCTCGACTGGGGAACCGATCCCTCGGGGGACTACACCCTCACCATGGGCCAGGAGTCCGCCGTCGCCGATGCCGATGGCACCTTCCCCAACTTCTCCAAGGACGAGATCAAGCACGCCCGCTTCCTCATGAGCATGGACGCCCTCTACGAGCTCTCCGTGGCCATCAGCCCAGCCCTGCCCGATGGGGCCAGCCTCCAGCTCAAGATCCAGGATGCCAGCGCTCAGCTGCTCACCGGCACCGTGACCGGCTCCGGGGGTACGATCACCGACTCCCTCATGCTGGACGGGAATGCCGACACCCCCACCTACATTCCGGTCTACCTCCGCCTGCTGACCGGAAGCCTCACGGACAAGCTGGACAACCGCACCGTCACCGTCACCTTCACCAAGCGGGCCAGCTGACATGGAGCCCGGAGCCCTCACCGCCCTGCGGGAGAGGATCCCCTTCATCCCGGAGCTCGCAGTGGTACTGGGCTCCGGCCTGGGCCCCCTGGCGGAGTGCGAAGAGGCCCGGAGGGGCGTCTCCATCGCCTTCACCGAGCTGCCCGGCTTCCCCCGCCAGACCGTGGAGGGCCACGCCGGACGCATGGTCTTCTGTGAACTGGAGGGACGCCGGGTCGTGCTCCAGGCGGGGCGCTTCCACTGCTATGAGGGCCACCCCATCGATCTGGTCACGGCCCCGATGCGCCTCTATGGCCGCCTGGGCGTCCCCGGGGTCCTCCTCACCAATGCCGCCGGCGCCGTCAACCCCGCCTTCGCCGTGGGCGAGCTCATGGTCCTGAACGACCACATCAACCTCATGGGCCTCAATCCCCTCTGCGGGCCCAATGTCCCCCCCGGTCCCCGCTTCCCGGACATGACAGGGGCCTACGATCCCACCCTCGTTGCCCGACTCCACCAGGCCGCCGCCGCGACAGACCAGAGCCTCCGCGAGGGTGTCTACCTGGCGGTCACCGGTCCGAGCTACGAGACACCCGCAGAGATCCGCGCCTTCCGCACCCTGGGCGCCGACGCCGTGGGCATGAGCACCGTCCCCGAGGTGCTGGTGGCCCGGCATGAAGGAATGCGTGTCGCGGCCATCAGCTGCCTGTGCAACATGGCCGCCGGGATCCTGAGCAGCCCCCTCTCCCACGCCGAGGTGCTGGAGGCGGGCCGCACAGCCGCAGCCCGCTTCGAAGCCCTGGTCCGCGCCTACCTCAGGCTCTGATATCCACGTTGGTGCCAAGCCCCGCCTGCTGCGCCACCGAATCGATGAGCTGCAGACTCTGGCTGGCCGAGGAGTCCAGAGCCTTCCGAAGGGTGCCTACCGTGGCACTGTAGGGAATGCTTGCAGCTCCAGTCACGGCGCTGGTGATCTTGGATACGTCCATGGCGCCCTCCAGGAAGACTCATCGGCCCCGGGTGATCCGGACTTTAGGCATCCGGGATCGGATCAGGGCGGCGGCATCCTGCAGACCGTCCTGTTTCTGGGCCGAGGCCTCGCGGTTGGCCTCTGCAATGGCATCGAAGACCTCCCGCCGGTGGACCTCCACCTCCTTGGGGGCGACGATCCCCAGCCGCACCCCATCCCGGGTGATGTCGGTGACGATGACTTCGATGCGCCCGTCGATCATGATCGACTGGTCGAGCTTGCGCGTGATCACCAGCATGCCGGACCTATCGCTCGAGGATGAAGGGGAACTTGAGGGGGAACTGATCCGGATTGAGGATCAGCTGACGCCCGTTCCGGGAGTGGATATTGATCACCAGAGGACCCGCCAGGTTGGCCGTCATCTTGCGCGGATCCTCGGGGATGACCACCATGGCCAGCACCAGGGCATCCTCCGGCTTCTCCAGGGCGAGAAAGGCGGCATCCTCCTCCTCGAGGGCGAAGTCGTAGTCCGCCTTGATGGCCCCGGCATCGATGCAAGTGAAGGAGATCTCCTCCTCCTCCACGGACTGGAGGAACTTCAGGGGATAGCCGCCCACCGGCTCGTAGAGCCGGAAGGATTTCAGCGCGGGGAACCCGATCAGACCCTTGGGGAACTCGATGATCACCTCCTCCTTGGGGGCGAAGACCGGATATTGAAGGGGGTAGCGCTTGGAATCGAGCATGACCTGCAGCCCCTGCCGGGTGCAGCTGTTGATCACCAGGGGACCCGCCAGGTTGGCCGTGATCCCCCGGGGATCCTCAGGCACCACCACGAGGGCCAGGACCAGGGCGTCCTCCTGGCGCTCCAGGCCCAGGAAGGCGGCATCGTCGTCCCCCAGGGGCACCTCATAGTCGATCTTGATGGCGGCCACATCCATGCACACAAAGGAGATCTCTGGTTCCTCCACGCACTGGAGGAACTTCAGGGGGTAGCCCCCCTTGGGCTCGAAGAGCTGGAAGCTGCGGAGGGCGGGAAAGCCCGCCAGACCCCGGGGGAAGGTCAGGAGTATGGAATCCTGCGTCATGGCAGCTCCGAAGGAGGACAGTTGACTGTTCGGCTCAGGACAGGCCGGGGTTCATTCCTGCATGGTAGCGCCCGGATCGAAGATCCCCCAGAGCGCATCCAGCCGTTTGGCCCGGAAACGGGGGTTGGGGATGCTGCGCTCCAGGGCCTCGCGGCTCCGGGGCGGATGCTGAAGACGGGCCAGGATCCACCGGTTGCCCAGCTCCATAACCGCCGCCACATCCCCCTCGTTGCCCCAGGAGGACCGGAGTTCCGTCAGACGACGGGCCCGTTCCTCGGCCAGGGGCCCCAGCCCCAGGCGGCGCACCTTGTCCAGGGTCGGGTTGCTCGTGGGCGGTCGGTAGGCCCGGACCCGCTTGACCAGATCGGCCATCTCCCGGGGGAGGGCGGCCAGACGCTCGGCCGTGTCGGGCTCATCCCGGCGGCCCTCCGCCTCCTCCGCCAGAACCCGAAGCAGAGGCAGCAGCAGGGCCGCATCCCGGGCCGCATAGTCCAGCTGGCTGGACCTGAGGGGGCGGATCATCCAGTTGGAGTCCTGCTCTTCCTTGGGGATATCCACATCCAGCTTGAGCTTGGCCATGGTCTTGAGACCCGGCTGAGGGTAGCCCAGGGCCCGCCCCAGCATCATGGTGTCCAGCACCGAGGCCGGGACCACATCGTAGAGGCGCTTGAAGACAATGCCATCCCCGGAGAAGTCGTGGACGATCCATGGGATCTCGGCCAGGGCCTCCAGACAGGGCTTCATCAGCGACCCCAGAGCCACCGGATCCACCAGCCAGGCCTGTTCATGATCGGCGATCTGCAAAAGTGCAAGGACGCAATGGTGGACCCCCGTCAGGCTGCACTCGATGTCCACCGCCAGCAGATTGGCCTGGAACCACTGTGGCAGCGCCCGGGCGAGCGTCTCCGGGGAATCTACGTACGTCGTGGGGAGGTCGAAGTGATCCGGGGCCATGATTCCCAGTGTATCCACCCTGAGCCGCCTTCATCACCAAGGCCGGCAGGTTCCACGTGGAACGCCCCACGGCCCTAGACACCCTGAGCCGCAAAACGGATTCTTTCAACCGCGTTTCCGGCGTGCATCGGCGGACAAAAGAGCCTTCCCCGGCTCAAGCCAGCAGCCGCCACCCCAGGCGGAGGAGCATGGCCCCCACCACCCCCAGGAAGAGAATTCGCACCCAGCGGGTCCCCCGGAGCAGGGCGGTGCGCGCCCCCAGATAACCCCCAATCCCATTGGCCACGGCCATGCTGAGCGCCAGAAGCGGCAACCAGCTCCCCCGGGCCACGAAGAGCACCAGAGAAGCCAAGTTTGAGGCCCAGTTCACGCTCTTGGCCAGCGCCGAGGCCCGCAGGAAGTCGAAGCCCAGCACCGCCACGAAGAGGAAGATGAGGAGGGAGCCCGTCCCCGGCCCGAAGAAACCATCGTAGAAGCCGATCAGGAGCGCGATGAGGCAGGCCAGCCCCCTCTGGTGCGCCATGCCGAAGCGCGGTGCGTGGACCCTCCCCAGCCCGGGCTTCAGGAGGGTGAAGGCGAGCATGGCCGCCAGAAGGATGAAGAGGACCGGCTCAAAGCCCCGGGCCAGGCGCCCCTGCACCACATAGGCCAGGGCCACCCCAAGCCCGGCCCCCAATATAGCCGACAGGACCGGTAACAGCACCTCCCGGGGCGACAGCACCCGGGAGCGCAGGAAAGCCCCCGCCGCCACGGTGGTCCCCGTGCAGGCCACCGCTTTGTTGGTGCCCAGGACCGTGGTGACCGGCACCCCAGGCAGCCCCAGCATCAGGGCCGGAATGGTGATCAGTCCCCCACCCCCCACCGCCGCATCGACGAAGCCCGCCACCAGGGAGGCCAGGACCAACAGAGCCAACATGGAATAGGAGAGCCCTCCGGCGGGCATCAGGGGGCCATATGGGAGCGGTTGCGTCCCAGACGCTTGCTCTCATAACAGGCGTCATCCGCCCGCTGGAGCAGACTGGCCAGGGACTCCCCGGACACCCACTGGGCTACCCCCGCGCAGAGGGACAGCCGGAGCTCAAACCCGTCCAGGCTGAGGGGGCCCGAGGCCAGGCCCGTGCGGATCTTCTCCGCCACTCTCCAGGCCTCCTCCGCAGAGGCCCCGGGAAGGAGCACCAGGAATTCCTCCCCGCCCCAGCGGCCCACCGAGTCATAGTCCCGCAGCTCCCTTCCCAGCCGGTCGGCCAAGTGCTCCAGGACCCGGTCCCCCAGCTCGTGGCCGTAGGTGTCATTGATGGCCTTGAAGTGGTCGAGGTCCAGCATCAGGACCGAGAAGGGCAGCCCTGAGCGCAGGCTGCGCGCCATCTCGGACTTGAGTACCGCCCCGAGGCCCCGTCGGTTCAGGAGCCCCGTCAGGGAATCCGTCCGGCTGGCCTCGGCCAGGACGGCATTCAGGCGCTTGAGCTCGGCCTGGAAGGCATCACTGATGCGCACCACCTTGTCGAAGCGCCGCTGGAGAGCCAGATGGCTCCGCACCGAATCCCGGAGTTCGGAGAGACCTGACTCAGGACCCCGCTCCTCCAGCTCCCGGAGGTAGGACTCCAGCCCCTCGACCTGAGGAGCGGTCCCGTGCCGCCCCCCGCAGGGAGTTCCTTCCACCCCCCCGTGGAGCTCGGTCTGTGTACCGGGGAAGAGTTCCCGGGCGCACTCCGGACAGACCCCATGGCTGAAGGTGGCCCCGGAATGTCGGACCAGGTAGCTCTCCACCTGCTCCCAGAAGCCCTGGTCATCCCGGATCCGCTTGCACTTGGCACAGATGGGGATGAATCCCTGGAGGGTCCTCACCTCCGCCAGCGCCTGCCCCAGCTCCGCGTTGCTGAGCCGGAGCTGTGCCTGGTAGCGGTCGCTGATCCGGCTGAGCTTGCCCAGGCGGGCGTCGGCCCGGTCCAGCTCGTGGAGCAGTTCGGCCAGAAGCTCCCCCTGGGGGGTGCCCGCCCACTCCCCCTGGAGTGCCTCGACCCGGCCCCTGAGCCCCCAGGCGACCACCTCAGACTCCGAGGGGAACGGTGAAGAAGGGCAGGGTGAGGTCCTCCCGGAACTCCTCCGCCAGCTGGAGAGCCCGGTCATTGCCCTGGTCATAGTGCCAGTTGACCGTCACGACCCGACCCGTGCGGTGGGCCTCCTCCAGCTCGTCCAGCAGATCCATCAAGGCCTTGATGCTGCTGGTGTTGAGGTAGGAAAGCCGGAGTTCCAGGGTCACCCGCCCCGGGGAAGAGGCCAGAAAGTCCCTGACCCAGGCCAGGACAGGCCTGAAAAAGGCCAACGAGTTCTCGGGGTAGGACTCGCCACTGAGACAGAGCAGCCCCTGTGCGGCATCGAAGTCAACCAGGGGGCTGGAGGCAGTGGAGGGAATGACAAGGTTTTCCATGGTCCTCAGCCTCAGATCACAACCCGGAGGGAGAAGAAGGTGAGCCCGTCCCCCTCGGGGACGAGACTGTATTGGAGCGGCAGAGAGGCCTTCCGGGCCATGTCGATGAGCCCGAGCCCGGCACCGGTGGCCCCTTCAGGCAGGGGTCGGCGCATCTGCTCCCGGTAGAGCCCCTTCAGACTGGCCTTGTCCAGGAGGTTGAGCTCATCCAGACGGGCCCCGAGGCTCTCCCCATCAACTTCCAGCATGTAGTTGCCACTGCTCACCACATAGCGGTCCCCGTCCCGCCCGATGACGATGATCCCCTCGGCGGTCCCTGAGCAGCCCCGGCCGGCGAGATCGTGGGCAGAGGCGTAGTTGCGGACATTCTGGGTCGCCTCGATATAGACCGAGAAGACATCCATCATGGCGCCCTTCTCGAGGTCCTGGGTCTCCAGGTAGTGCTTCACCGCCTTCCCCAGCTCCTCGATGATGCTGTGGCTGAAGGGGCCGTTGAAGCAGATCAGCGCCCCCGCCCGGGTGAGGTTCTGTCTCAGATCGAAGATGGCTCTCATGGTGTACTCCGGTTCAGGGCCTGAACCCGATGATCAGTATGTCGTCTCGCTGGGCATGGTGCCCCTGGAACTCGGCCAGGATCTCCGCCAGGCGTTCCCCCTGCTCCCTGGGGGACAGTGCTGCGCCGCCGCAGAGAGCCTCCTCCAGGCGACGCTCCCCGAAACCGAAGCCCTGCTCACCCCCTGCCTGGTCCAGGATCCCGTCCGTGAAGAGACAGCAGAGCTCCCCTTCCCGCAGCTCCAGTTCATGGGCGGTGAAGGCGTAGGCCGCCGGGGAGCGCCGGTAGCCCAGACTCTGCCGGTCTCCCCGGAGGCAGCGCAATCCCTGGCCGGAAAGCAGCCACAGGGGCAGGCGGGCCGAGGCGAAGATCAGCCTGCGATCCGCCGGGCGGTAGTGCAGCAGCGCCATCTCCAGACCGTTGTCGAGGGCCTCGCCCCCCCCTTCCTGCCCCAGGAGGGCCTTCATGGCCCGGTTCATCTCCCCCAGGAGCCCCGCCGGGTCCTCCGCCCCCAGCCGGCGCACCAGCTGATCCAGGACGCTGCGGGCACACATGGTCATGATGGCCCCCGGCACGCCATGGCCCGTACAGTCCGCCACCGCCAGGAGGAAGCCGTCCTCCCTCGGGAAGAGCGCCAGGAAGTCGCCCCCCACCCGGTCCCGGGGCCTGTCCATCAGGAAGTGCCCGCCCAGGACCCGGCTCAGGGTCTCCTCCCGGGGGCTCAGGCTGGCCTGGATCATCTGGGCATAGGCGAGGCTGTCCACCAGCTGGCGGTTGGAGTCCGCCAGCTCCCGATGGGCCTCCCGCAGCTCGGAGGTCCGCGCCTCCACCCTGGCTTCCAGATGGGCCATGTGCTCCCGCACCACCCGGGCCATGGTGGCAAAAGCCCCGGTGAGCTGACCGATCTCATCGTCCCGCCCCTCCGGCAGTTCCAGCTCGTAGTCCCCCCGGGCCATGGCCCGTGCCGAGCCCGTGAGACGGGCCAGGGGCGCCAGCACCACCCGGTCCAGGAGGAGGCTCACCAGGGCGATGGTGGCCAGCAGTCCCAGAACCAGGATGGCCAGGAAGGGCAGGAAGCTGCGCCAGCCGACCACCTGCCCGGGATCCACCAGGACCACGGACACCCACTGGATCTCCGGCACCGCCACCAGGGAGGCCAGCACCGGACGCCCCTCCACCCGCAAGGGCAGCGTCAGGACCTGATCCGGCGCCTGCTGCACCCGCCCCAGAGCCTCCCGGAAGGCCGCCCGGTCCCCTTCCCGATCCAGGAAGCTCTCGAAGCCCAGCCGTCGGGACTCATCCTTCATCCGGGCGTTGTATTCCATGTAGCGCCGGTCCGGA
The sequence above is drawn from the uncultured Holophaga sp. genome and encodes:
- a CDS encoding diguanylate cyclase, with amino-acid sequence MVAWGLRGRVEALQGEWAGTPQGELLAELLHELDRADARLGKLSRISDRYQAQLRLSNAELGQALAEVRTLQGFIPICAKCKRIRDDQGFWEQVESYLVRHSGATFSHGVCPECARELFPGTQTELHGGVEGTPCGGRHGTAPQVEGLESYLRELEERGPESGLSELRDSVRSHLALQRRFDKVVRISDAFQAELKRLNAVLAEASRTDSLTGLLNRRGLGAVLKSEMARSLRSGLPFSVLMLDLDHFKAINDTYGHELGDRVLEHLADRLGRELRDYDSVGRWGGEEFLVLLPGASAEEAWRVAEKIRTGLASGPLSLDGFELRLSLCAGVAQWVSGESLASLLQRADDACYESKRLGRNRSHMAP
- a CDS encoding purine-nucleoside phosphorylase, translated to MEPGALTALRERIPFIPELAVVLGSGLGPLAECEEARRGVSIAFTELPGFPRQTVEGHAGRMVFCELEGRRVVLQAGRFHCYEGHPIDLVTAPMRLYGRLGVPGVLLTNAAGAVNPAFAVGELMVLNDHINLMGLNPLCGPNVPPGPRFPDMTGAYDPTLVARLHQAAAATDQSLREGVYLAVTGPSYETPAEIRAFRTLGADAVGMSTVPEVLVARHEGMRVAAISCLCNMAAGILSSPLSHAEVLEAGRTAAARFEALVRAYLRL
- a CDS encoding SpoIIE family protein phosphatase; the protein is MSRTMGASGDSRRNLEDVNFTMPLNSLRGKSVLIILVVYGAVGLAGLAGFGLAGRRAVNRFGRNFAESRARLSREQVLAPLRREVALARKLADDPTLLDWIRSGEDPSGKPRAMAQLESFRRAFQDHSWFLAVDRSRHYYFNDAQGSFAGRELRYTLDPRQPSMAWYGEAMAKAQDFELHVDSSEQLGLLKVWINVAVWDGQRKVGLCGTGIALSGFLDEILRSPGAGTRTLLVDGRGIIEGHPDRRYMEYNARMKDESRRLGFESFLDREGDRAAFREALGRVQQAPDQVLTLPLRVEGRPVLASLVAVPEIQWVSVVLVDPGQVVGWRSFLPFLAILVLGLLATIALVSLLLDRVVLAPLARLTGSARAMARGDYELELPEGRDDEIGQLTGAFATMARVVREHMAHLEARVEARTSELREAHRELADSNRQLVDSLAYAQMIQASLSPREETLSRVLGGHFLMDRPRDRVGGDFLALFPREDGFLLAVADCTGHGVPGAIMTMCARSVLDQLVRRLGAEDPAGLLGEMNRAMKALLGQEGGGEALDNGLEMALLHYRPADRRLIFASARLPLWLLSGQGLRCLRGDRQSLGYRRSPAAYAFTAHELELREGELCCLFTDGILDQAGGEQGFGFGERRLEEALCGGAALSPREQGERLAEILAEFQGHHAQRDDILIIGFRP
- a CDS encoding SiaB family protein kinase, which translates into the protein MRAIFDLRQNLTRAGALICFNGPFSHSIIEELGKAVKHYLETQDLEKGAMMDVFSVYIEATQNVRNYASAHDLAGRGCSGTAEGIIVIGRDGDRYVVSSGNYMLEVDGESLGARLDELNLLDKASLKGLYREQMRRPLPEGATGAGLGLIDMARKASLPLQYSLVPEGDGLTFFSLRVVI
- the csrA gene encoding carbon storage regulator CsrA, translated to MLVITRKLDQSIMIDGRIEVIVTDITRDGVRLGIVAPKEVEVHRREVFDAIAEANREASAQKQDGLQDAAALIRSRMPKVRITRGR
- the fliW gene encoding flagellar assembly protein FliW, whose protein sequence is MTQDSILLTFPRGLAGFPALRSFQLFEPKGGYPLKFLQCVEEPEISFVCMDVAAIKIDYEVPLGDDDAAFLGLERQEDALVLALVVVPEDPRGITANLAGPLVINSCTRQGLQVMLDSKRYPLQYPVFAPKEEVIIEFPKGLIGFPALKSFRLYEPVGGYPLKFLQSVEEEEISFTCIDAGAIKADYDFALEEEDAAFLALEKPEDALVLAMVVIPEDPRKMTANLAGPLVINIHSRNGRQLILNPDQFPLKFPFILER
- the siaC gene encoding biofilm regulation phosphoprotein SiaC, encoding MENLVIPSTASSPLVDFDAAQGLLCLSGESYPENSLAFFRPVLAWVRDFLASSPGRVTLELRLSYLNTSSIKALMDLLDELEEAHRTGRVVTVNWHYDQGNDRALQLAEEFREDLTLPFFTVPLGV
- a CDS encoding TSUP family transporter, giving the protein MLALLVLASLVAGFVDAAVGGGGLITIPALMLGLPGVPVTTVLGTNKAVACTGTTVAAGAFLRSRVLSPREVLLPVLSAILGAGLGVALAYVVQGRLARGFEPVLFILLAAMLAFTLLKPGLGRVHAPRFGMAHQRGLACLIALLIGFYDGFFGPGTGSLLIFLFVAVLGFDFLRASALAKSVNWASNLASLVLFVARGSWLPLLALSMAVANGIGGYLGARTALLRGTRWVRILFLGVVGAMLLRLGWRLLA